Genomic DNA from Providencia sp. PROV188:
AGTTTGTGTTTTTTTAGATTTTAAATTTCATCTTAAGTTACGGTTATTTATTTTTGTTTTAAATTCACTATACGGGTGGGGTTTTTATTTAGGTTAATTTGGAAAATTGAAATATTAATAATTTCAATTTCAATGTGAATTGAAAATAAAAATTAAATGTCAGGATTTATTTTAGAGTGCGAGATTGTACAAAAACACGCTTTATGGGTTGGGAGAGTGAGATTTTATCGTAAATGTAAAATATTGATGGCAGGTTTTGACATAAAACAATATTCTTATTTATATATTGATTTATTTTTTATGAAGTTAAATCATCCTATTTCAATCATGAAATAAGATTGGTCTATTTGCGTATATCTTATAGTGATTACTTTTTATTAAGATAATGTACGATAAATTTCTTCTCCGCTTCACTAAATATAAAAAAGCTTAATAAACTAATCTCAAAATAATCGGCGTATTGTTTTAGTTTATCGACGGGAATTCGTGCCTTTCCTTTTTCATATTTCAGCTGTTGAAATTCGCAAACACCAATTTCATCAGCTAGTTCTTTTAATGACAAATGATGATATTCACGGATTAGTGTTATTTTATGTCCAATAATTTCGGATATTGTATGGTTTTCGCTCATAGGAAACCCTCAATGACGGTATATTGACAGATGATGGTTATCGAGCATCGATATTCAATTAGTGCGGCTTTTTGATGATATTTTATTGATAATCAATATTAACCAATGAAAAGTTAACACGTTTTTTCGCGTGTTAACCTAATTAAATCATAGCTGCTAGATGGTGAGCTTTCTAGAAATTAATCTTCGATACCGAGCTCTTTTAATTTTCGCGTTAGGGTATTTCGACCCCAGCCTAATAAGCGAGCTGCTTCTTGCTTATGTCCGTGGGTATATTTGAGGGCGCAATTGAGCATGGTTTTCTCTAATAACGGCATGGCGTCATTAAATAAATTTTGCTGGCCGGCGTTCAGTGCGGAATCAGTCCATTTTTCTAATAGATCAAACCATGTGAGGTTAGGATCTTGAGAATGGATGGCGGATGAAGCAGGTTCTTTCGCTGACTTGTTGGATTCTTGCTTATTAAATAGATCGCTTGGTAAATCTTGCGGAAGCACTTCTTGGCTAGCTGCCATCACGGTTAACCAACGACAGACGTTCTCCAATTGGCGCACATTTCCCGACCAAGAATAGCGTTGAAGAATTTTAATGCTGTCAGGGTGCAGAACTTTGCTTTCTACCCCTAACTCCTTGGCGGTATTTTGCAAAAAGTAATGGGCCAGACGAGGAATATCTTCAACGCGTTCCCGTAATGGCGGAAGCTGTACGCGGATCACGTTCAGTCGATGGAACAAGTCTTCGCGGAATAATCCTTCTTCCACGCGCTTTTCTAAGTTTTGGTGCGTTGCGGCGATAATTCGCACATCGACCTTAACAGGGGTATAGCCACCAATTCGATAAAATTGCCCTTCAGCCAGTACCCGCAATAAGCGCGTTTGCACATCCAGAGGCATGTCACCGATTTCATCGAGGAATAGTGAACCTCGATTGGCTTGTTCAAAGCGCCCTTGGCGAACTTGGGATGCGCCTGTAAAAGCCCCTTTTTCATGCCCAAAGAGTTCGGATTCAATTAAATCTTTTGGAATAGCCGCCATATTTAAGGCGATAAAAGGTTCGTTGGCGCGTGGGCTGTGTTGATGCAATGCGTGGGCAACGAGCTCTTTACCTGTACCTGATTCCCCGTTGATAAGCACACTAATTGAGGAGCGGGAAAGGCGCCCAATGATCCGATACACCTCCTGCATAGCAGGGGCTTCGCCGATCATCGTTGACGAAATCACCGCGGCTTGCGGTTTATCGCTAGCAGCATTGTTTTGTTCACGGCTGTGGTTTAGTGCGCGCTCTACTAAGGCGACGGTTTCATCGATATCAAAAGGCTTAGGGAGATAGTCAAAAGCGCCAGATTGATAAGCGTTAACGGCGGCATCTAAATCGGAATGCGCGGTCATGATAATAATCGGCAGTAATGGATGGGACTGTTTTAGCTGGCTGAGTAAGGCAAGCCCATCCATGCCCGGCATACGAATATCGGAGAGCAATACGTCAGGGACGTCATTGTTGAGGGCGGCAAGCACCGCATCGGCGCTGTCAAAACAGGTGCAATTAAGTTCGGCACTGTTGAGCGCTCGCTCTAGTACCCAGCGGATTGAACTGTCATCGTCAACAACCCAGATTTTTCCCTTCTGCATGGCTATCTCCTATTTTTTGATGGGTAGATAAATAGAAAACTCGGTGTGACCCGGCCAACTGTTAAACTCAATTTTCCCCGCATGTTGATCCACTAGACTGCGCGCGATAGATAAGCCTAAGCCAGTGCCATCAGGGCGACCGCTGACCATCGGGTAAAACAGCGTATCTTGGATAGCGAGTGGAATACCGGGACCGTTATCTTCAATATCAATCCGCGCAGCCAGCTTATAGCGCTCCCCTTGCAGCATCACTTGGAATGCGGTGCGCGTGCGCAAAGTGATGGTGCCACCCGTATCGCCAAGTGCTTGCAAGGCGTTACGCGTGATATTGAGCAGCACTTGCTCTACTTGGTCTGGGTAGTATTCCAGATCGGGAAGGCTTGGGTCGTAATCGCGAACCAGCGTGATATTGTCTGGTTTTTCTAACCCGACTAAGCGCATCACATTTTCCACACTATGATGGATACTTTGCTCGGTTTTCGGTCCCGGATATTGAGGTCCTAATAACCTATCGACTAAGGCACGTAGGCGATCGGCTTGCTCAATAATCACTTGGGTATATTCATTTAGCTGCGGGTCGGGCAGCGCCTTAGACAATAATTGCGCCGCACCACGTAATCCACCCAATGGGTTTTTGATTTCATGGGCAAGCCCACGGATCAATTCACGGGCAGCAAGCTGCTGGGCATTTTGCGCTAACTCTTGGCTAAGGCGTCGCTGGCTATCCAATTGGGACAGCTCGACAAGAATAAATTGGTCGGATAAAGGCTGAGCACTTAAAGACATCATGTGAGAGTGGTTATTAAGCACCAGAGTCACTTCGTTTTCGGTAAAACTGTGGCCGGTTTTGAGGCTATTGAGCATCTGTTCATCATTTAATGAACAATAGTTGAATAGTAACGGGAGCGGGGTGCCATAGAGCTTACGGGGGCTTTGTGCCAAAATTTGTAAGGCGGCATGGTTGGCATAATGAATGACTAAATCGTAATCCAGCACTAATACGCTGTTAATTAAGGAATCGAGGAGATGTTCGGGGACAGGTAAATGCTCGGCTTTCATGTAATATTGCTCCTGCACTATTTTGGTGCATTATACGTTATTTACTGATTAACCGATACGTCGAAGCCAATATTTGCTGTTTATCACTCGGTGCAGAGAAAAGGCCCCATCCAAAGATGGGGCAAGTGCTTCACGGCAACAAAGACTATCAGTGGAACGGCGTGTTACGCACTGTAGTACATTTCAAATTCGAGTGGGTGTGGTGCCATACGAACGCGTTGGATATCAGCACGCAGTAATTCGATGTAAGCGTCGATAGCATCGTCAGTAAATACACCACCACGAGTTAAGAACTCACGGTTTTTATCCAGTTCAGCCAGTGCTTCTTCTAAAGAACCCGCCACTGTTGGGATCTCTTTGGCTTCTTCTGGCGGTAAGTCATACAGGTTTTTGTCCATCGCATCGCCTGGGTGGATCTTGTTGATGATGCCATCAAGACCTGCCATTAACTGAGCAGCAAACGCTAAGTATGGGTTAGCCGCTGGGTCTGGGAAGCGAACTTCGATACGACGTGCTTTCGTGCTTGCAACCACTGGGATACGGATAGAAGCAGAGCGGTTACGTGCAGAGTAAGCCAGCATTACTGGTGCTTCAAAACCTGGGACTAAACGTTTGTAGGAGTTAGTCGTTGGGTTAGTGAATGCGTTCAGTGCGCGAGCGTGTTTGATGATACCGCCGATGTAGTACAGCGCCATCTCAGATAATCCGCCGTATTTATCGCCTGCAAATAGGTTCACACCACCTTTAGATAAAGACATGTGGCAGTGCATACCGGAACCGTTATCACCAACTAATGGTTTTGGCATAAAGGTCGCAGTTTTGCCGTATGCGTGTGCAACGTTATGGACAACGTATTTGTAAATTTGAGTCTCATCCGCTTTTTTGGTCATGGTATTAAAGCGAGTTGCGATTTCGTTTTGACCTGCAGTTGCCACTTCATGGTGGTGAGCTTCAACCACTAAGCCCATCTCTTCCATCGTGGTACACATAGCCGAACGTAAATCTTGTGATGAGTCTACTGGTGGTACTGGGAAGTAACCGCCTTTCACTGCTGGACGGTGACCTTTGTTACCGCCTTCGTATTTAGTGCCAGTGTTCCATGCGGCTTCGATATCATCGATGTGATAGTAGCTGCTGTGCATGCTGTTGCCGAAGCGAATGTCATCGAACACGAAAAATTCTGGTTCAGGTCCAAATAACACCATATCCGCAATGCCGCTAGAACGCAGGTAATCTTCAGCACGTTTAGAGATAGAGCGGGGGTCGCGATCATAACCTTGCATAGTGCCTGGCTCTAAAATGTCGCAACGAATGATTAAGGTATTATCGGCGTAGAATGGGTCTAACATTGCGGTAGATGCATCAGGCATTAATACCATGTCAGACTCGTTGATGCCTTTCCAGCCACCGATGGATGAGCCATCAAACATTTGACCTTCTTCAAAGAAGTCTTCGTCAACTTGATGAGCAGGGATAGTGATGTGTTGCTCTTTACCTTTTGTATCAGTAAAACGCAGATCAATAAATCTAACATTGTGCTCTTCGATTAACGATAAAACATGTTTAGCGGACATTCTCGGCTCTCCTGGTCGGGTCTAATCAACTCACGCAGCAATTAAGGTGCGCATGGGTTGGTTTATCTGGCTTCGCAAGATTAATGATTATTTCATTAACAATATTGCAAGCTCTCTAGGGTTATATAAGCGAAAAGCGTGCCAACTTTTAAAATCATCGTAAATGGGGATGATGACAAGAAGATGGCAATGATTAGGCTAAAAAACAGTCTATCATTGCGCTGTATTGGTGCAAGGAAAAGATTTGCTGCACCAATATGGTGCAATTAATGAAAAGCGGAAACAAAAACGGTGTAGTGCCATTGATTGGCGCGACACCGTTGGTATTTTTAGAGATATAAAAAGGTTTATTCGTCATTACTGTCAGTTAATAACGTGTTTACTTCTTCAATTTGTTTGACGGCATCATTGATGATCGCTGCAATTTGATGAGTTTGTTCTTCATTTAATTGCTTGAGCACCATTTTGTGGCGGAGCAGGGCTTTAAAACGGCTCACTGCCATTTCGATATCTTCTGATAAGTTGGTGCCTTGCTGTAGTTCACGGGCTTTGGCTAATTTACGGCTGATAACGGCTTCAGTTTCTTTATTCTGCGCGAGGTGTTCAGCCCCTTCTGGAGTAATAGAGAAACTTTTGCGATTACGCTCGACAATTTGGGATTCCAAAAAGCCTTGTTCTTCTAATAGGGTTAAGGTTGGGTAGATGACCCCAGGGCTTGGTACATATAAGCCATTAGATGCTTCTTGGATGTCTTTGATGATTTCATAACCATAGCTTGGTTTTTTTGCTACTAAAGAGAGCACCATAATGTGCAGATCTCCATGGTCAAATAGGCGACGTAAGCCTTTGCCGCGTCCGCGACCATGACGACCCTCGCCGTGGCAGCCTTCATCACGTCCACGACCGTGACGACCCTCGCCGTGGCAGCCTTCATCACGTCCACGACCGTGACGACCCTCGCCGTGGCAGCCTTCACCGCGTCCGCGACCGTGACGACCCTCGCCGTGACAACATTCCCCGTGGTCATGACCATGGCGATGTTCTTGGTGCTCGCTATTGTGGCAGCAGCCACCGTGTCCTCGTTGATGTTCGTCATGATGTGAGGCATAAACATGACGGCATTGATGTATTCTCATAGGAACCTCTGTTATTATTTCGATATATCTAAATTGCGTTGATGAGTTCACTTTATTCCGATATATCTAAATTGTCAAATTAGATATATCTAAACAATAAAAAATACATTGAAATGAGTGATAGACGAAGAAAGTTTATTTTTTATTCTTTTTTTCGGCTGCTAATATTTCCTTTTTAGCGTATTATCCTGCCACTTTGTGATTTCCTAGTGCTGATAATTGCTATTTTTTTGAGCATCTTTGCACGACGACGCAACTGAATGTTTTTTAGCTAAAAACTTTTTTAATAGTGATGGCTTTCACATTTATTCCACTTGTGTGGAAAAACGTGTAAAATAACAGCAAATTAACGTAGAAAGTATGCTTTGGGCATTACAACAACTCATAAAGCATATTCCTTTCCTGTCAATTAAACGGTAAAAATCCTTGTCAATTCAAAACTTAAGAAACATCGCCATCATCGCTCACGTTGACCATGGCAAGACAACACTGGTTGGTAAATTACTGCAACAGTCCGGCACTTTCGGTGAACGTGAAACTGTTGATGAGCGTGTTATGGACTCCAATGACTTGGAGAAAGAGCGTGGTATTACAATCCTTGCTAAAAACACCGCTATCCAATGGAATGGTTATCACATCAATATCGTAGACACCCCAGGTCACGCCGACTTTGGTGGTGAAGTTGAACGTGTTATGTCCATGGTTGACTGCGTTCTGCTGGTTGTTGATGCGATGGACGGCCCAATGCCACAAACTCGCTTCGTAACGCAAAAAGCGTTCGACCACGGTTTACGTCCAATTGTTGTTATCAACAAAGTTGACCGCCCAGGCGCGCGTCCTGATTGGGTTGTTGACCAAGTATTCGACTTATTCGTGAACTTAGGTGCTACGGATGAGCAATTAGATTTCCCTATCGTTTATGCATCCGCATTAAACGGTATCGCTGGTCTTGACCATACTGACATGGCTGAAGACATGACTCCACTGTACGAAGCTATCGTGGAACACGTTGAGCCACCAGCAGTTGATCTGGAAGGTCCATTCCAGATGCAAGTTTCTCAGTTAGATTACAACAGCTACTTAGGCGTTATCGGTATCGGTCGCATCAAGCGTGGTACTGTTAAACCTAACCAACAAGTGACTGTTATCGATAGCGAAGGTAAGACTCGCAACGGTAAAATCGGTAAAGTTCTGACTCATTTAGGTTTAGAGCGTATTGATTCACAACAAGCTGAAGCTGGCGACATTGTTGCACTGACTGGTTTAGGTGAGCTGAATATTTCTGACACTATCTGCCAAGTGGGTAACGTTGAAGCATTGCCTGCACTGGCGGTTGATGAGCCTACAGTTAGCATGTTCTACTGTGTTAACACCTCACCATTCTGTGGTAAAGAAGGTAAGTTCGTTACTTCACGTCAAATCCTTGATCGTCTGAATAAAGAACTGGTTCACAACGTTGCACTGCGTGTTGAAGAAACTCAAGATCCAGATGCATTCCGCGTTTCTGGTCGTGGTGAGCTGCACTTATCTGTTCTGATCGAAAACATGCGTCGTGAAGGCTTCGAATTAGCCGTTTCTCGTCCAAAAGTTATCGTTCGTGAAATCGATGGTCGTAAACAAGAGCCATTCGAACAAGTGACTTTGGATGTTGAAGAACAAAACCAAGGCGACGTGATGAAAGCGTTAGGTGAGCGTAAAGGTGACCTGCGTGACATGATGCCAGATGGTAAAGGTCGTGTACGTTTAGACTATATCATTCCTAGCCGTGGCCTGATTGGCTTCCGTACTGAGTTCATGACTATGACTTCAGGTACTGGTTTACTGTACTCTACATTCAGCCATTACGATGATGTTCGCCCAGGCGAAATCGGTGGCCGTCAAAACGGTGTTCTGATCTCTAACGGTCAAGGTAAAGCAGTTGCATACGCACTGTACAGCCTGCAAGATCGCGGTAAGTTATTCTTAGGTCACGGTGCTGAGGTGTATGAAGGCCAAATCATCGGTATTCACTCACGTTCTAACGACCTGACTGTTAACTGCTTAACCGGTAAAAAACTGACTAACATGCGTGCATCAGGTACTGATGAAGCGACAACGCTGTCACCACCTATCAAAATGACTCTGGAACAAGCTCTTGAGTTTATCGATGATGATGAATTAGTTGAAGTAACTCCACTGTCAATTCGTCTGCGTAAGCGTCACTTGACAGAGAACGATCGCCGTCGTGCTGGCCGTTCTAAAGAAGATTAATCGTTAGTCTTTGAATTAAAATTGAAGGTGCCAAATATGGCACCTTTTTTTATGCACAAAAATCGAACGATAAATGAATTTAGTTATATCGGAGGAGAAAATTTGTTTATCCAGACACAAACGTCATTCCTCTAGCCAATTTGCTTAATCGATAAATTGAAAAAATAACCTTAATAATCCTCAATTAGGACTGTTCAGTTGCCTCAATAATGATTAAAGTAAATTTAATGAATAACTAAGAGGACAATTTATGCTGTATATCTTCGATATGGGTAATGTGATTATTGATATCGACTTCAATCGTGTATTTGATAAGTGGTCTGAACTAAGTGGTACCCCAAGTTCAGAAATCAAAAAGCGATTCACTTTTGGCAATATCTTCCAACTCCACGAGTGTGGCAAAATTTCAGATATCGAATTTGCTGAACTGCTCTGTGAAGAATTGGGTATCACCCTAAGCTTTGAAGATTTTGCAGAAGGCTGGCACTCAATTTTCATCTCACTAAGACCAGAAGTCATTGATATTATGGAACGTCTGCGTGAGCAAGGTCATCGCGTTGTCGTGTTATCTAACACTAATCGCCTGCATCTTGATTATTGGCCAGAACACTACCCTGAAATTGCAGCGTCCTCTGACTTCCTGTATCTATCCCAAGATTTAGGAATGCGTAAGCCAGACCCAGAAATTTTCAAATATGTTCTGGAATCTGAAGAATTTGAAGCAGCTGATGCGGTATTCTTTGATGATGTAGAAGAAAACGTAAAAGCGGCTGAAGCACTTGGTATCAAAGGTGTTCATGTCTTGAATAAAGACACCGTTCCTGAATATTTTCGTACTTACGACTTTAGCGCCGAAGTCGAATAATCCAGTTCTTAATAAGGAGTAACGGCGACGTTACTCCTTTTTTTATCGAGTACCCATGATTGCATTAATCCAAAGAGTCACTCACGCGAGTGTGGTTGTTGATGAAAAAACAGTAGGGCAAATTGGTCCTGGTCTTTTAGTTTTGCTCGGTGTTGAAAAAGACGATGATGAGCAGAAAGCAAAACGCCTTTGTGAGAAAGTCCTTGGCTATCGTATTTTTAGCGATGACCAAGGCAAAATGAACCTTAACGTTCAACAAGCTGGTGGAAGTTTATTAGTGGTTTCACAGTTCAC
This window encodes:
- a CDS encoding helix-turn-helix domain-containing protein, which gives rise to MSENHTISEIIGHKITLIREYHHLSLKELADEIGVCEFQQLKYEKGKARIPVDKLKQYADYFEISLLSFFIFSEAEKKFIVHYLNKK
- the glnG gene encoding nitrogen regulation protein NR(I), which codes for MQKGKIWVVDDDSSIRWVLERALNSAELNCTCFDSADAVLAALNNDVPDVLLSDIRMPGMDGLALLSQLKQSHPLLPIIIMTAHSDLDAAVNAYQSGAFDYLPKPFDIDETVALVERALNHSREQNNAASDKPQAAVISSTMIGEAPAMQEVYRIIGRLSRSSISVLINGESGTGKELVAHALHQHSPRANEPFIALNMAAIPKDLIESELFGHEKGAFTGASQVRQGRFEQANRGSLFLDEIGDMPLDVQTRLLRVLAEGQFYRIGGYTPVKVDVRIIAATHQNLEKRVEEGLFREDLFHRLNVIRVQLPPLRERVEDIPRLAHYFLQNTAKELGVESKVLHPDSIKILQRYSWSGNVRQLENVCRWLTVMAASQEVLPQDLPSDLFNKQESNKSAKEPASSAIHSQDPNLTWFDLLEKWTDSALNAGQQNLFNDAMPLLEKTMLNCALKYTHGHKQEAARLLGWGRNTLTRKLKELGIED
- the glnL gene encoding nitrogen regulation protein NR(II), with the translated sequence MKAEHLPVPEHLLDSLINSVLVLDYDLVIHYANHAALQILAQSPRKLYGTPLPLLFNYCSLNDEQMLNSLKTGHSFTENEVTLVLNNHSHMMSLSAQPLSDQFILVELSQLDSQRRLSQELAQNAQQLAARELIRGLAHEIKNPLGGLRGAAQLLSKALPDPQLNEYTQVIIEQADRLRALVDRLLGPQYPGPKTEQSIHHSVENVMRLVGLEKPDNITLVRDYDPSLPDLEYYPDQVEQVLLNITRNALQALGDTGGTITLRTRTAFQVMLQGERYKLAARIDIEDNGPGIPLAIQDTLFYPMVSGRPDGTGLGLSIARSLVDQHAGKIEFNSWPGHTEFSIYLPIKK
- the glnA gene encoding glutamate--ammonia ligase, with protein sequence MSAKHVLSLIEEHNVRFIDLRFTDTKGKEQHITIPAHQVDEDFFEEGQMFDGSSIGGWKGINESDMVLMPDASTAMLDPFYADNTLIIRCDILEPGTMQGYDRDPRSISKRAEDYLRSSGIADMVLFGPEPEFFVFDDIRFGNSMHSSYYHIDDIEAAWNTGTKYEGGNKGHRPAVKGGYFPVPPVDSSQDLRSAMCTTMEEMGLVVEAHHHEVATAGQNEIATRFNTMTKKADETQIYKYVVHNVAHAYGKTATFMPKPLVGDNGSGMHCHMSLSKGGVNLFAGDKYGGLSEMALYYIGGIIKHARALNAFTNPTTNSYKRLVPGFEAPVMLAYSARNRSASIRIPVVASTKARRIEVRFPDPAANPYLAFAAQLMAGLDGIINKIHPGDAMDKNLYDLPPEEAKEIPTVAGSLEEALAELDKNREFLTRGGVFTDDAIDAYIELLRADIQRVRMAPHPLEFEMYYSA
- a CDS encoding PadR family transcriptional regulator, with the protein product MRIHQCRHVYASHHDEHQRGHGGCCHNSEHQEHRHGHDHGECCHGEGRHGRGRGEGCHGEGRHGRGRDEGCHGEGRHGRGRDEGCHGEGRHGRGRGKGLRRLFDHGDLHIMVLSLVAKKPSYGYEIIKDIQEASNGLYVPSPGVIYPTLTLLEEQGFLESQIVERNRKSFSITPEGAEHLAQNKETEAVISRKLAKARELQQGTNLSEDIEMAVSRFKALLRHKMVLKQLNEEQTHQIAAIINDAVKQIEEVNTLLTDSNDE
- the typA gene encoding ribosome-dependent GTPase TypA, giving the protein MSIQNLRNIAIIAHVDHGKTTLVGKLLQQSGTFGERETVDERVMDSNDLEKERGITILAKNTAIQWNGYHINIVDTPGHADFGGEVERVMSMVDCVLLVVDAMDGPMPQTRFVTQKAFDHGLRPIVVINKVDRPGARPDWVVDQVFDLFVNLGATDEQLDFPIVYASALNGIAGLDHTDMAEDMTPLYEAIVEHVEPPAVDLEGPFQMQVSQLDYNSYLGVIGIGRIKRGTVKPNQQVTVIDSEGKTRNGKIGKVLTHLGLERIDSQQAEAGDIVALTGLGELNISDTICQVGNVEALPALAVDEPTVSMFYCVNTSPFCGKEGKFVTSRQILDRLNKELVHNVALRVEETQDPDAFRVSGRGELHLSVLIENMRREGFELAVSRPKVIVREIDGRKQEPFEQVTLDVEEQNQGDVMKALGERKGDLRDMMPDGKGRVRLDYIIPSRGLIGFRTEFMTMTSGTGLLYSTFSHYDDVRPGEIGGRQNGVLISNGQGKAVAYALYSLQDRGKLFLGHGAEVYEGQIIGIHSRSNDLTVNCLTGKKLTNMRASGTDEATTLSPPIKMTLEQALEFIDDDELVEVTPLSIRLRKRHLTENDRRRAGRSKED
- the yihX gene encoding glucose-1-phosphatase; the encoded protein is MLYIFDMGNVIIDIDFNRVFDKWSELSGTPSSEIKKRFTFGNIFQLHECGKISDIEFAELLCEELGITLSFEDFAEGWHSIFISLRPEVIDIMERLREQGHRVVVLSNTNRLHLDYWPEHYPEIAASSDFLYLSQDLGMRKPDPEIFKYVLESEEFEAADAVFFDDVEENVKAAEALGIKGVHVLNKDTVPEYFRTYDFSAEVE
- the dtd gene encoding D-aminoacyl-tRNA deacylase, producing the protein MIALIQRVTHASVVVDEKTVGQIGPGLLVLLGVEKDDDEQKAKRLCEKVLGYRIFSDDQGKMNLNVQQAGGSLLVVSQFTLAADTKKGMRPSFSGGAEPAKADQLYQYFVEQSRAQGIVTETGEFAADMQVSLTNDGPVTFWLQV